The region CCGTCTGGGTAACTACCCCAGGTGCGAATCAAATAGATCAGAATCCCCATGCCAATACCAAACAGCAGGCGGGCTTGCGGGGACCTGGGTCCGGAAACCGGTTCGGTGGCGATAAAAAACGCCGCGAGCATGGTCGAGCCGCTGAACAGGTGGAGCAGCGGAGATCCATTGGAGTCCGAGCCTGTTCCGTTCCAGCAAAGCAGACTGACAATAAATAGACTTGCCAGCAAGCCCACTGGGGCCTGCCAGCTGAAGACCTTGCGTTGCAGCAACAGCAAGCCCCCAAGCAAAAAGGCAAGGTTGACCCATTCGCTGCCTCTGCCGCCTAGTTGGCCGAATCCTGCGTGGCTGTTGAACAGTTCGTCCATGGTCAGGCTGCGATTGTTGCGCAAGCCATCAAGTATCGTGGCTTGGCTCCAGGCATCGGCTTGTGCGTTGCCGCTCAGGCCGAATACATGCTGCAGGCTTGTCGCTGCGTCGAGCAACTGCGCGCCCGGCCATTGGGTCATGTGTTGAGGAAAGGTCAGTAGCACCACTGCATAGCCGAGCATGGCGGGGTTGAAGGGGTTCTTGCCGACGCCGCCGTACAGATGTTTGCCCAGGGCAATGGCACTGGCACTAGCGACGACCGGCACCCACCAGGGGGCGTATGCGGGCAAGGCGACTGCAAGCAGGGTCGCGCTGACCAATGCGCTACCGTCGTTGAGCGCGATCAGCACCGGTCGCTGTTGCAGCTTCAGCAGCAATGCTTCGCTGGCGAGTGCACTGGCTGTACACAGGATCAAATTGAACAGCGTGCCCCAGCCATGCTGCCAAAGCAGCGTCAGCACCCCGGGCAGGCATGCCAGCAGCACCAGCATCATGGTGCTGCGCAGGCGCTCGCTGATATCAGTGACTGGCATGGGAGGTAACCGCCAGCAAAGCCATTAATGTCGCCTGGGCTTGTTCGGCCTCCAGCTCCAACTCCGTTAATTGGGTCAATTGTGCTTCGCTCGGCGCCTCACCGAAGGCAGTTCTGGCCTTGTTCAACTGCGCTCGGCTCATTGCCGCCGCAATCTTGGCTTTTTTCAACGCCGCATCAGCAGCGGCGGCTTTCTGCGCCTTGACACGTTCGATGGCTGCTTTGATCGGGTCATCGCTGGTGCTGTTCTGTGCAGCGCTGGTGCTGGGGGCGGCAGGTCGAGTGCGAGCGGCGCGCTCGGCTTGTTTTCGTTCTTCTTCGCCTTGCAAGCGACTGTTGCGCAGCTCAAAGCGGCGCCGGGCGTGGTTACGCTTGCTGTTGCGTGCCGCCAGCGCCTGAGGGTCGTGAGCCATGCCGCCGACAACCGCGATGATGCCGCTGTCTATGCTCAAGGGAAGCAGGTCGATGCAGTCAACCGGGCAGGGAGCCACGCACAAGTCGCAGCCGGTGCACTCGGTGCGGATAACGGTGTGCATCAACTTTGCTGCACCGACAATGGCGTCTACTGGGCAGGCCTGTATGCATTTGGTGCAACCGATGCATTCCGCCTCGCGGATATAGGCGACCTGGGGCGGGGCACTGCCGCGTTCAGGATCCAGAGCGGTGATCGGCACCTGAAGAAGCTTGGCTAACGCGGCAATGGTTTCGCTGCCACCAGGCGGACACTTGTTGATCGCCTCGCCCTCGGCCATGCCCTGTGCATAAGGCAGGCACCCAGGATGGCCACACTTGCCGCATTGGGTCTGCGGGAGTAAGGCGTCGATGCGTTGAATCAGACTCATGAGGTAAATAATCCGTTGAAACCGAGAAACGCCAAGGCCATTACGCCCGCTCCGATCAGCTCCACCGGCAGGCCGCGAAAGCTTGGTGCAATGGAGTCGTTGTCACTGCGTTCACGCAGGTCGGCGAACAAACTCAAGGCTAGCCAGAATCCCAGCCCACCACCCAGGCTCCAAGCGAGGGTCTGCAGCGCGCCATAGTCGCCTTGGATCAACTGCAGGCCCAAGCCTAGCAGTGCCACATTGCCCAGCAGTAGCGGCATTAGTCCCCTGAAGGGTAGTTTCGGCAGTGTGCGGGACAGTCCGGCCAGCAGAGGCTCGATCAGCAGTACGCAAAGGGGGAGCAGGATGAAAACGTGAAGGTAACCCAACTGCAAGGGTTGCAGGACGTAGCGATACAGCAGTTGCCCAATATTGCTGGTAAGTACCAGCAACACCAGCGTGGCCAGTCCCAGGGCGTGGAGTCGACGACGCGATTGGTCAGCCGATAATCGAAGCGCAGGGTCGATGGCCAGTCCCTGATGCAGGATCAGGTTGTTGACCAGCGCGGCGCTGATCAGGGCCAGAATGAATTCGCTCATGGAGATGCACAATGCCGGGGGCTGTTCGCCATTATCCGGCAATGACGCGAGGAATAGAACGCCCCGGACTTATTCGTCCGGGGCTGGGGGACTTGCTTACTTGATGCGCTGGCCCGGCTTGGCACCGCTATCAGGGCTGAGCAGGTAGATTTCTTCGCCGCCAGGGCCTGCAGCCATGACCATGCCTTCGGAAACGCCAAAACGCATTTTGCGCGGCTTGAGGTTGGCGATCATCATGGTCAAGCGCCCTTCGAGCTTGGCGGGGTCTGGATAGGCCGACTTGATGCCCGAGAAGACGTTGCGTTGTTCGTCACCGATGTCCAGGGTCAGGCGCAAGAGCTTGTCGGCACCTTCGACGGCTTCAGCCTTGAGGATCAGGGCCACGCGCAGGTCGACTGCAGCGAAGGTGTCGAAGTCGATCTCTGCCGACAACGGGTCTTTGCTCAGTTCGCCGTTGCCAGTCGCTACGGATGTCTGGCTGGCGGCCAGGTCTTCCTTGCTGGCGGCAGTCATGGCTTCTACCTTGGCTGGGTCGATACGGCTCATCAGCGCTTTGAATGGATTCAACTGATGGTTGTCCAGGCGCGTCAGGTGGTCGTCCCAGGTCAGCGGGGCAACGTTGAGAAACGCCTCTGCATCGGCAGCCAGCACTGGCAATACCGGCTTGAGGAAGATGACCAGTTGGCGGAACAGGTTGATGCCCTGGGCGCAGATGGCCTGAACTTCGTCCTGCTTGCCTTCCTGCTTGGCCAGCGACCACGGTGCCTTGTCAGCGATCCAGGCGTTGGCGCGGTCAGCCAGACCCATGATTTCGCGCATGGCGCGAGCGAAATCGCGTGCTTCATAAGCCTCGGCAATGCTTGGCGCTGCGGCCAGGAAGGCTTCGGTGAGCTCAGGCGCGGCATCGCCCTCGACCATCACGCCATCATTACCCTTTTGAATGAACCCTGCGCAACGGCTGGCAATGTTGACGACTTTGCCGACCAGGTCGGAGTTGACCTTCTGCACGAAGTCTTCGAGGTTCAGGTCCAGGTCATCGACGCCACGGCCCAGCTTGGAGGCGTAGTAGTAACGCAGGTATTCCGGTGCCAGGTGATCCAGGTAGGTACGGGCCTTGATGAAGGTGCCGCGGGATTTGGACATTTTTGAGCCGTTGACGGTCAGGTAGCCGTGCACGTTGATCCCGGTCGGCTTACGCAACCCTGCACCTTCGAGCATGGCGGGCCAGAACAACGCGTGGAAATTGACGATGTCCTTGCCGATGAAATGGTACAGCTCGGCGGTAGAGTCCTTGTTCCAGTACGCATCGAAGTCCAGCTCTGGACGACGGGCGCAAAGGTTCTTGAAGCTGGCCATGTAGCCGATGGGGGCATCCAGCCATACATAGAAGTATTTGCCTGGCTCGCCCGGAATTTCAAAACCGAAATAGGGCGCGTCACGGGAGATATCCCATTCCTGCAGGCCGGCATCCAGCCACTCGGCGATCTTGTTGGCGACAGCGTCTTGCAGCGTACCGCTGCGAGTCCACTGTTCGAGCATTGCCTGGAAATCGGGTAGCTTGAAGAAGAAGTGCTGGGAATCCTTGAGAACCGGAGTGGCACCGGAGATGGCCGACTTGGGGTTCTTCAGTTCGGTCGGGGCATAGGTGGCACCGCATTTTTCACAGTTGTCGCCGTACTGGTCTTCAGTGGCGCACTTGGGGCAGGTACCCTTGATGAAACGGTCGGCCAGGAACATTTTCTTGTCCGGGTCGAAGTACTGAGTAATCGACCGAGTAGCGATGTGCCCGGCATCACGCAGCTTGAGGTAGATCTGGTTCGACAGTTCGCGGTTTTCTTCGGCGTGGGTCGAATGGAAGTTGTCGAAATCCACCAGGAAGTCGGCAAAGTCCCCGGCGTGCTCAGCCTGGACGGCCGCAATCAATTGCTCAGGAGTAATCCCTTCCTTTTCAGCACGCAGCATGATTGCAGAACCATGCGCATCGTCGGCGCAGACATAAGTGCACTGGTTGCCACGGTGCTTCTGGAAGCGCACCCACATGTCTGTCTGGATGTACTCGAGCATGTGACCAAGGTGGATCGACCCGTTGGCATAGGGTAGGGCGCTGGTTACGAGAATCTTACGTTGCTCGGACATGGGGCTCGGCTACTTTTTTGGCTACTTGAGATGAAACGGTGATCGGCCACTATAAAACGCCGGGAAATTTATTTCACCCCATGGACGTATCTGTAGATGTTTAGCGGGTTAGCATAGCGGTCTGTTTTACTCAGTCTTTATAACGGGAGTCTCCATGAGTGCCGTCACTCGCGCAGCCGTCGAAGCCGTTCTTCGCCAATACACCGATCCTTATTTGAACCAGGACCCGGTCAGTGCCGGCTGTGTGCAAGCGATCGATATCCAGGGTGAGCGGGTCAATGTCCAGTTGCAACTGGGCTATGCTGCCGGCCTGTTCAAAAACGGGTGGGCGCAAGTCCTGCAAACCGCCATCGAAGGGATCGACGGAGTCGTCTCGGCACAGGTTGAGATCAACTGTGTGATTGCCGAGCATAAAGCCCAGGCGCAGATTCCGGGACTGGCCAACGTCAAGAACATCATTGCCGTTGCCTCCGGCAAGGGTGGGGTGGGCAAGTCCACCACCGCCGCCAACCTCGCCCTGGCGCTGGCCCGCGAAGGGGCTCGGGTGGGTATCCTCGATGCCGACATCTATGGCCCCAGCCAGGGTGTGATGTTTGGCATTCCTGAGCGCACCCGTCCCCAGATCCGCGACCAGAAGTGGTTTGTTCCGCTCAAGGCTCATGGCGTCGAAGTTATGTCCATGGCGTTTCTGACCGACGACAACACGCCGATGGTCTGGCGTGGGCCGATGGTTTCTGGGGCATTGCTGCAACTGGTAACGCAGACAGCCTGGGACAATCTCGATTATCTGGTGATCGACATGCCGCCAGGCACCGGTGACATTCAGCTGACGCTGGCGCAGAAGGTTCCGGTTGCAGGCTCGGTGATCGTTACCACCCCGCAAGACCTCGCCCTGATCGATGCCAAGAAAGGCGTGGAAATGTTCCGCAAGGTCAATATTCCGGTGTTGGGTGTGGTCGAGAACATGGCCGTGCATATCTGTTCCAATTGTGGCCATGCCGAACATCTGTTTGGTGAGGGTGGTGGTGAGAAGCTGGCTGAGCAATATGGAGTGGAGCTTCTGGCTTCGCTGCCGCTGTCGATGCTGATTCGGGAGCAGGCCGACAGTGGCAAGCCGACGGCCATTGCCGAGCCGGAAAGCCAGATCGCCATGGTTTACCAGGAGCTGGCTCGTCAGGTGGGTGCGCGCATTGTGTTGCAGGAAGCCGCAGCACCCGCGATGCCGAACATCACCATCAGCGAAGATTGATAAGATTGTACCGGGCGCTGTAATGGGTGCTGGCGGTGGCCTGTGATGGGCTGCCGCGCTGGCGTAGTGGGTGAATATTCCATGTGGCGACAGGATGAATCGCAGGCATAAAAAAACCCCGCCTGTTAAGGGCGGGGTTCTTTCAAGCTGTAAAGCGGAAGTTAGATAACTTCTACTTCTTCAGCCTGCATGCCTTTCTGACCGCGGGTAGCGATGAAAGAGACCGCTTGGCCTTCTTTCAGGCTCTTGAAGCCGTCAGCCTTGATGGCTTTGAAGTGTACGAACAGGTCGTCACCGGATTGTGGGGTGATGAAGCCGAAGCCTTTTTCATCGTTGAACCACTTAACGGTACCGGTTTGGCGATTGGACATTGTCTGTCTCCTTGGACGAAGTTAACTACGACTCAGGAATTGCCCTGGTCGAGACTGAGTGCAAAGAGGCAGAAAAATCATGAAGATGGGTTGATCGAGATCTTGCATCAGGTAGATATTCTCAGTGACACGTGCAGCACAGTGGCGTCACCTTAACCCTTTTTCCAGAACGTGCCAATGGTCTTGTTAAGCTTTCGCGCAAATCATGACTGACGGTGCTGTCCGCCCCGCTGAAAGCCCCAGCGCACGGGGGATTCGACCTCTGACACTGCACGGAACTTTGAACCAGGCGCCAGGCCCGGTAAGATGCGCCACAGAATTTCTTCACCTCGTTACTTCAGGACACCCGCCATGAGCATCAAATCGGACAAGTGGATTCGCCGCATGGCGCAGGAACACGGCATGATCGAGCCGTTCGTCGAGCGCCAGGTGCGCGGTGAGAGCGACAACCGCCTGATCTCCTTCGGTGTCTCCAGCTACGGCTACGATGTGCGCTGCGCCGACGAGTTCAAGGTCTTCACCAACATCAATTCGGCGACCGTCGATCCGAAAAATTTCGATGCCGGCAGCTTTGTCGACGTCAAAAGTGACGTCTGCATCATTCCGCCGAACTCCTTTGCCTTGGCCCGCACCGTGGAGTACTTCCGTATTCCACGTAATGTGCTGACTATCTGCCTGGGCAAGAGCACTTACGCCCGTTGCGGGATCATCGTCAACGTCACCCCGCTCGAGCCCGAGTGGGAAGGTCACGTGACACTCGAGTTCTCCAACACCACGACCTTGCCGGCGAAAATCTACGCCAATGAGGGTGTGGCGCAGATGCTGTTCCTGGAGTCCGATGAAGAGTGCGAAGTCTCGTACAAGGATCGCGGCGGCAAGTACCAGGGGCAACGCGGTGTCACCCTGCCACGCACTTGATCCGATAAAATCAGGGAATTGTTTTTCTCTGGCAGACTCCTATTAGGTGAACTGTTTCGCCAGGCAACAGGCCTGGCGAGCGTTATCACGCCAAGGAGTTGCCCATGAAACTCGACCCGACCATCAGTGCCAAGCTGGCCGTGTTGCAGCCAAATCACATCGGTGTAATGGCCTGGTCGCTGCTGGCCCATCCGCATCCGCATAGCGTGCAAGCGGGCGGTGTGCCTGGCCAGCCCGATCCGGATACGCCTGACCAGCCGCAACCCGGCGAAAATCAGCCAATGGAGCCGGGCGAGCCGACGCTTCCAGACGAAGCGCCTCCCGCGCCAGTAGCCTAGGTCCGCTGCGCCCAACAAAACGTCACGGCGATAACAGGTAACCGCTGCGGTAGGCCTGGTTGCCCGCCACATGGGCGATGACCATGCCACTGGTCGCCATGCGGCGCAGAGAGCGGGCGTAGAGCAGTCCCGGCTGCACATTGCGTACCGGTGTTACCCGATCATTGAGTGGGTCGATGACCTGCGCTATCAACTGTCCTGCCTCCAGGTACTGGCCAGGTTGTGCGTGGAACACCAACAATCCCCCTAGTGGAGTGGCTACCGGCTCTACCCCCGCCAGTGGCGTGGCGGCATAGCTCAGGCCTGGCAGGCTTGTGGGCTCACCGGCTATCGCCCCATAACGCTTTAGATAGGCCAGAATCGCCGCGCAATCCTTCTCTGCCAGCGGGTGGCTGACATCCCCCTGGCCGCGCAACTCGACGGTGACTGAAAAGCTGCCCTGCGGTATCGGGAATTGCTTGCCGAAGCGTTGCTGCAGTTGCCACCAGACCAGGGTGAAACACTCGTCGAACGACTGGCCGCCGGAGTCGGTAGCCAACAGGCTGGCCTGGGCGCCTAGATAGCGCGACAGCGGCTCGACTTGCGGCCAGGCTTCCGGGGTGGTGTACAAATGGACGACTGCATCGAAATCGCAATGTAAGTCCAGCACCATTTCTGCATCGCAAGCCAGTCGCTGCAACGTCAACCGTTGCGATTGCAGCGGTGTATGCGCAGGCTGGGCGTCCAGTAGGCGGCGCAGGCATTCGCGAATCAACGCAACGTTATGCTCAGGATCTTGAGTCAGATGGGCTTCGATCTGATCACCGATGGAGTCGCTCAGATCGACAAAGTTGCGGTTGAAGTTCTCGCCACTCTGCAACTCGAAGCGTCCCAGTGGTACATCCAGCAATACCTGTTCCAGGCCCACTGGATTGGCAATCGGCACCAGAACGATTTCACGCTGCAGCAGGCCCTGGGATTCGAGCTCACTCAAGCGTTGTTTGAGATGCCAGGCCACCAGCATGCCCGGCAGTTCATCAGCGTGCAGCGAGGCTTGGATGTAGATTTTGCCGGCACCACGGGGGCCGAAGTGAAAGCTGTGGATCTGGCGGGCGATACCAGGAACCGGTGCCAGAATGTCGTGGGTCGAGTGGTGCATGTCAGTCTTAGTGAGTCGGTCCGGGAGGAGCCAGTCAGCGCCGGCGGCATGATGATATAAGCATAAACTTGCTGATCATGCAGGCCTTCGGCACTTGTCGCAGGACAAGCCCCACCCCACTGGAGGGGCTTGCTGCCGAGAACGTCAGTACCTGGCGTCGACCGGTTTGCCGCCGTTTGGCCAATCTTTGACCTTGTCCGGGAAGTCCGGTCGCGGCTGCTGCGAGAACCACGCCGCAACGTCCACTGCTTCCTGGTCACTCAAGCCTCCCTGGCCAAGCGGGAAGCGCTCATGAAAGCCGATGGGCATATTGCGTTTGACGAAGGCTGCGGCGGTATAGGTGCGCGCCATGCCGGCACCGATGTTGAAGGACTGCTCACCCCAGAGCGGTGGAAAGACCATGCTGCCATCTTCGCGCGCCAATCCCTCGCCGTTGGTGCCATGGCACACGGCGCACTGTTTGGCGTAAACCTGCTCGCCGTTGGCCAGATCGGGCTTGATTGCCGGGTCTATCTTGCCAACCCCCCGTCCAGCTACCTTGTCCCCGGGTTGCGTATTGTTTTTCATCCAATCGAAATAGGCGACCATGGCCTGCATATCGGCCGATTGCGGGGGAATTGGCTTGCCATTCATCGAGCGTCGGAAGCAGCCGTTGATGCGTTCTTCCAGCGTGATGATTTTTCCGGCCCGCGGTGCATAGCCAGGGAAAAATGCGGAAACCCCGACAAAGGGCGAACCGTCAGCCACGGTGCCGGCGTTGAGATGACAACTGGTGCAGTTCAGTGCATTGCCGACATTGTCCGGCAGCAATTCCTTGGTCTGCAGGTGTAGTCGCATACCACGAACAACCTGGTCGGCATTTGGTGCAGCCAGCAGATCGGCCAAGCGCGGGGTCTCGAACGCTGTTGAATCGGTTGTTTGTGGATTGAGCTGGCCACGTAGCTTTTTCACTTGTTCCGGGGAAACTGCAGAACCTTGGTTGCCCCAACGATTGCGTACGAAACTGAGGATCTCGGCGATCTCCTGATCCGACAGTCGGGCAAACCCGGGCATGGTATAGACCCGCGAATGAGTGGCGGTCTGCGCAGTTTTCCAGCCGGTCAGCGTGATGTGCAAAAGCGAAGTCGGGTCGCTGGAGGCAATGCTCGGGTTGCCCGCCAATGGCGGAAACATGCCCGGCACGCCAGCGCCGTCGGTACGGTGGCAATCGCTGCAGAACTGGGTGTAACCCAGCCCGCCACGGCTGCTGAACAGATCGGCGGGGGCGGAGGTCGGTGCCAGGGCGACGGCTGGCATCGGCAAGTCGTTTTCACCGGGTGGCAACGACTTCAGGTAGCTGGCAATGGCTGTGAGGTCCGCGTCGCTGAAGTGTTGGGTGCTGTGGTGAATCACATCGGCCATGTTTCCGGAAACCGTGGCGAAACGGTTTTGTCCGGTCTTGAGCAATTGCACCGTATCGGGCACCGTCCACAAGTTGCGCAGGCTCAGCGCTCGCCAGTGCTCCACGGTTTCCCCGGCAAGGAAGTGCTTGCCGCTGCTGCCTGAATCGCTCATGGCCTTTTCCTGGAAGGCAATGCCGCGCGGTGTATGGCAAGCGCCACAGTGGCCAAGGCCCTGTACCAGGTAGGCGCCTCGATTGATGAGCGGCGAGCGGTCAGGATCGGGCTCGAACGGCTGGTCGTCGACAAAGGCCCAATTCCAGAACGCCAACCCCCAGCGCATATTGAACGGCCAGCTCATATCGGCGGCCTGGTTGGCCTGACTGATGGGTGCTACTGCCTGCATCAGGTAGGCATACAGCGCCCGCATATCCTCTTCGGTCATTTTTGCATAGGAGGGGTAGGGCATTGCCGGGTAGAGATGGGTGCCATCGGCACTCACTCCTTCACGCATGGCTTTGTCGAACTGCTCGAAACTGTAGCGACCGATCCCGGTTTCTGGGTCCGGGGTGATGTTGCTCGAATAAATTGTGCCCATGGGCGTCTGTAGTTGTAGCCCGCCGGCCATGAGCGGGCCATCCGGGGCGGTGTGACAAGCGATGCAGTCGCCCAGTTGAGCAACGTATTTGCCACGTTCGAGCAGCGTGTTGTCAGGCGGCTCGGGCGCTGGGGTTTCTGGCTCGGCGGCGTGAAGGGCGGGTAGCAGCAGGAGCGTCGTGGCGCACAGGGCCAAACGGGAGAGTACGGATGCCATTGCATATTCCTTTAGTCACCTGGTTTGGGAGCTCGAACGCAGGTGTGCAATCGTTTTTATGGTTCATCAGGCAGTGCTGGGGACGAAACTTGTCCTGGTTTCGTTGTAAAGCAATTGTTGGCAAGGGCAGTTGATATGGATCAGCGCAGCCGGCATTGCACCGGCTGCGGGTATTGGTAGGTTATTTGCCCGGTACCAGGGTCAGGCGTTTGCTGCCGTAGGCGCGATCGAAGTTCTGCGATTGCAGCGGCAGGGTCATGTAACGCCCCTTGAACCAGGCATCCAGACCATCGGCAATGTGTGGGCTGGCCGGGTTGCCGGACTGGCCGCTGCTGCTCTGCAACTGCAAAGGTTCGCTCTGGCCGAAGTCCACCACCATGCGCAGGGAGGGGGGCAACTGGGCATTGAAATCCCTGCCCCAGGCATATGGCGCCAGGTTCAAGGTACTGTGATCGCCACCTGTGGCCTGAGGGCTGCGGCTGATCGCGTCACCGAGGCCATGGAAGGTTGGCGCAGGCCAGCGGTACTGGTGCAGCTTGCCCCATTGCCAGGCGCGACGGTCGCCGCCCAGTTGGGTCTCGCCGGCGCTGATGGCCGCGGCTAGGCTGCGGGCAAGGATCGCCGGTTTGTCTTCTTTGTTCGCCGTGCGCAGGTCATCCCAGAACGGGCTGTCTTCACGACCCAGCAAATGGTCCGCCTGGGCTGAATAGGACAACCGTGCGTTGGTGACGAAGGCCTGCCAGGTCGCCGAATTTTCCGGACCGAGCTCATCGAGGAAGGTCGCTTTCGCGCTTTCCTGCAGAAACAGTTCGTACAGCGCAGCGTCCGCGGAGGTGGTGCTCAGCCTGCCGTCGAAGGCCATCAAGCGGGTGTAGGCCTCGCGCGCCTTGCTGCGCTGATCAGTTGGTAAGGCATCGATTGCCTTTTTCAAGGGCTGGGCCATGCCTGGCGCTTCGAACATTTGCTTGAGCTTGCCGGCAAACAGCGTGGTCTGGTCATTTTGCATGGTGATCAGGCTGCGGCTGTCGTGCTTGCCATTGGCGGCCAGTTGTCCCAGGCGTTCGGCGCGCTCAGGGTAATACCAGCTGTTGGAAAGCTGCATCCCGTAGCCTTTGGGGACGCTGCGCTGATTGGCATTGCCCAGCCAACCTTGTTGCGGGTCCTGATCGTAAGGATGGAGCATGGGGTCGGCATAGCCATCCCAGTCATAGCGCCCATCCCAGCCCGGTGAAGGCAGCAGCCCCTGACCCTCGCGACGGTTGGGAAAACGCCCGCTGACCTGCCAGCCGATATTGCTTGCGTCGGCGAAGACGAAGTTCAAGGCCGCTGCACCGATTTCGCGGGTGTTATCGAAAGCCCGCTCGACGTTCTGCGCTCGCGACAGGTTGAAGAAGGCGTCCAGGCTCTGGTCACCCTTGAGCTGGGGCAGTTGCAAGGCCAAGCCCAGGCTTGTGTTCTGCGCTTGTCCGAGCAAAGTGCCGTGGCGGGTGTCGTAGAGGGTCTCGCGCTGGGGGCGCTGGCCCCTGATGAAGAAGGTTTCGTTACGCGCCAAGGCTGGGAGCCATTTGCCGTCGGCCTGGTACAGCAGACGGCTGCCTTCACGCTTGAGCCGTTCGAAATACAGGTCCTGATTGTCGGCCATGACGGCGCTGGCACTCCAGGCCAGCTTACCGTTGTACCCCGCGAGCAGCAGCGGCAAGCCCGCAATCGAAACCCCGGCGGCCTGGTACTTGGGTGATCGGATCTGCACCGGGGTCATGGCCCAGGCACCCAGGTTGTCGCTGGCCAGCAAGCTCTTGCCGCTACGGCTGCGTGGTGGCGCTATGGCCCAATTGCTGGAGCCGGCAGTTCCGAGCAAATTGAGCGCGGCCAATTGTTCACTGGCAGCATT is a window of Pseudomonas sp. DG56-2 DNA encoding:
- a CDS encoding RnfABCDGE type electron transport complex subunit D, with translation MPVTDISERLRSTMMLVLLACLPGVLTLLWQHGWGTLFNLILCTASALASEALLLKLQQRPVLIALNDGSALVSATLLAVALPAYAPWWVPVVASASAIALGKHLYGGVGKNPFNPAMLGYAVVLLTFPQHMTQWPGAQLLDAATSLQHVFGLSGNAQADAWSQATILDGLRNNRSLTMDELFNSHAGFGQLGGRGSEWVNLAFLLGGLLLLQRKVFSWQAPVGLLASLFIVSLLCWNGTGSDSNGSPLLHLFSGSTMLAAFFIATEPVSGPRSPQARLLFGIGMGILIYLIRTWGSYPDGTAFAVLLMNLCVPALERWADRRNAVTP
- a CDS encoding Rnf-Nqr domain containing protein translates to MSEFILALISAALVNNLILHQGLAIDPALRLSADQSRRRLHALGLATLVLLVLTSNIGQLLYRYVLQPLQLGYLHVFILLPLCVLLIEPLLAGLSRTLPKLPFRGLMPLLLGNVALLGLGLQLIQGDYGALQTLAWSLGGGLGFWLALSLFADLRERSDNDSIAPSFRGLPVELIGAGVMALAFLGFNGLFTS
- the metG gene encoding methionine--tRNA ligase — encoded protein: MSEQRKILVTSALPYANGSIHLGHMLEYIQTDMWVRFQKHRGNQCTYVCADDAHGSAIMLRAEKEGITPEQLIAAVQAEHAGDFADFLVDFDNFHSTHAEENRELSNQIYLKLRDAGHIATRSITQYFDPDKKMFLADRFIKGTCPKCATEDQYGDNCEKCGATYAPTELKNPKSAISGATPVLKDSQHFFFKLPDFQAMLEQWTRSGTLQDAVANKIAEWLDAGLQEWDISRDAPYFGFEIPGEPGKYFYVWLDAPIGYMASFKNLCARRPELDFDAYWNKDSTAELYHFIGKDIVNFHALFWPAMLEGAGLRKPTGINVHGYLTVNGSKMSKSRGTFIKARTYLDHLAPEYLRYYYASKLGRGVDDLDLNLEDFVQKVNSDLVGKVVNIASRCAGFIQKGNDGVMVEGDAAPELTEAFLAAAPSIAEAYEARDFARAMREIMGLADRANAWIADKAPWSLAKQEGKQDEVQAICAQGINLFRQLVIFLKPVLPVLAADAEAFLNVAPLTWDDHLTRLDNHQLNPFKALMSRIDPAKVEAMTAASKEDLAASQTSVATGNGELSKDPLSAEIDFDTFAAVDLRVALILKAEAVEGADKLLRLTLDIGDEQRNVFSGIKSAYPDPAKLEGRLTMMIANLKPRKMRFGVSEGMVMAAGPGGEEIYLLSPDSGAKPGQRIK
- the apbC gene encoding iron-sulfur cluster carrier protein ApbC, coding for MSAVTRAAVEAVLRQYTDPYLNQDPVSAGCVQAIDIQGERVNVQLQLGYAAGLFKNGWAQVLQTAIEGIDGVVSAQVEINCVIAEHKAQAQIPGLANVKNIIAVASGKGGVGKSTTAANLALALAREGARVGILDADIYGPSQGVMFGIPERTRPQIRDQKWFVPLKAHGVEVMSMAFLTDDNTPMVWRGPMVSGALLQLVTQTAWDNLDYLVIDMPPGTGDIQLTLAQKVPVAGSVIVTTPQDLALIDAKKGVEMFRKVNIPVLGVVENMAVHICSNCGHAEHLFGEGGGEKLAEQYGVELLASLPLSMLIREQADSGKPTAIAEPESQIAMVYQELARQVGARIVLQEAAAPAMPNITISED
- a CDS encoding cold-shock protein; this encodes MSNRQTGTVKWFNDEKGFGFITPQSGDDLFVHFKAIKADGFKSLKEGQAVSFIATRGQKGMQAEEVEVI
- the dcd gene encoding dCTP deaminase → MSIKSDKWIRRMAQEHGMIEPFVERQVRGESDNRLISFGVSSYGYDVRCADEFKVFTNINSATVDPKNFDAGSFVDVKSDVCIIPPNSFALARTVEYFRIPRNVLTICLGKSTYARCGIIVNVTPLEPEWEGHVTLEFSNTTTLPAKIYANEGVAQMLFLESDEECEVSYKDRGGKYQGQRGVTLPRT
- a CDS encoding succinylglutamate desuccinylase/aspartoacylase family protein; translated protein: MHHSTHDILAPVPGIARQIHSFHFGPRGAGKIYIQASLHADELPGMLVAWHLKQRLSELESQGLLQREIVLVPIANPVGLEQVLLDVPLGRFELQSGENFNRNFVDLSDSIGDQIEAHLTQDPEHNVALIRECLRRLLDAQPAHTPLQSQRLTLQRLACDAEMVLDLHCDFDAVVHLYTTPEAWPQVEPLSRYLGAQASLLATDSGGQSFDECFTLVWWQLQQRFGKQFPIPQGSFSVTVELRGQGDVSHPLAEKDCAAILAYLKRYGAIAGEPTSLPGLSYAATPLAGVEPVATPLGGLLVFHAQPGQYLEAGQLIAQVIDPLNDRVTPVRNVQPGLLYARSLRRMATSGMVIAHVAGNQAYRSGYLLSP
- a CDS encoding c-type cytochrome — encoded protein: MASVLSRLALCATTLLLLPALHAAEPETPAPEPPDNTLLERGKYVAQLGDCIACHTAPDGPLMAGGLQLQTPMGTIYSSNITPDPETGIGRYSFEQFDKAMREGVSADGTHLYPAMPYPSYAKMTEEDMRALYAYLMQAVAPISQANQAADMSWPFNMRWGLAFWNWAFVDDQPFEPDPDRSPLINRGAYLVQGLGHCGACHTPRGIAFQEKAMSDSGSSGKHFLAGETVEHWRALSLRNLWTVPDTVQLLKTGQNRFATVSGNMADVIHHSTQHFSDADLTAIASYLKSLPPGENDLPMPAVALAPTSAPADLFSSRGGLGYTQFCSDCHRTDGAGVPGMFPPLAGNPSIASSDPTSLLHITLTGWKTAQTATHSRVYTMPGFARLSDQEIAEILSFVRNRWGNQGSAVSPEQVKKLRGQLNPQTTDSTAFETPRLADLLAAPNADQVVRGMRLHLQTKELLPDNVGNALNCTSCHLNAGTVADGSPFVGVSAFFPGYAPRAGKIITLEERINGCFRRSMNGKPIPPQSADMQAMVAYFDWMKNNTQPGDKVAGRGVGKIDPAIKPDLANGEQVYAKQCAVCHGTNGEGLAREDGSMVFPPLWGEQSFNIGAGMARTYTAAAFVKRNMPIGFHERFPLGQGGLSDQEAVDVAAWFSQQPRPDFPDKVKDWPNGGKPVDARY